One Phalacrocorax aristotelis chromosome 12, bGulAri2.1, whole genome shotgun sequence DNA window includes the following coding sequences:
- the STK32C gene encoding serine/threonine-protein kinase 32C isoform X2, giving the protein MFHWGKWKKRMGASASSSKRPVFDEREDVNFDHFQILRAIGKGSFGKVCIVQKRDTEKMYAMKYMNKQQCIERDEVRNVFRELEILQEIEHVFLVNLWYSFQDEEDMFMVVDLLLGGDLRYHLQQNVQFTEETVKLYICEMALALDYLRSQHIIHRDVKPDNILLDEQAPEIFHSFLNGGTGYSFEVDWWSLGIMAYELLRGWRPYDIHSNNPVESLVQLFSTVSVQYSSAWSKEMVALLRKLLTVNPEHRFSCLADVQASAYLSGVVWSNVCEKRVEPGFVPNKGRLHCDPTFELEEMILESRPLHKKKKRLAKNKSRDNSKDSSQSENDYLQECLEAIQQDFVIFNREKLKKSQEQTSESVSPPETTDEAETEAESETSNLNMCSSVCSSAGSS; this is encoded by the exons TGAACTTTGACCACTTCCAGATTCTCCGGGCGATTGGCAAGGGAAGCTTTGGCAAG GTGTGCATTGTGCAGAAGAGAGACACGGAGAAGATGTATGCCATGAAGTACATGAACAAACAGCAGTGCATCGAAAGAGATGAGGTTCGCAATGTGTTCAGAGAGCTGGAAATCCTGCAGGAGATCGAACACGTGTTCCTGGTGAATCTCTG GTACTCCTTCCAGGACGAGGAGGACATGTTCATGGTGGTGGACTTGCTTCTCGGTGGCGACCTGCGCTATCATCTGCAGCAAAATGTTCAGTTTACAGAAGAAACGGTCAAACTCTACATCTGTGAGATGGCGCTGGCTCTTGACTACCTGCGAAGTCAGCATATCATCCACAG AGATGTAAAACCAGACAACATCCTCCTCGATGAGCAAG CCCCGGAGATTTTCCATTCCTTCCTGAACGGCGGGACGGGCTACTCCTTCGAGGTTGATTGGTGGTCGCTGGGAATCATGGCTTACGAACTGCTGCGGGGCTGG agacCGTATGACATCCACTCCAACAACCCTGTGGAGTCTTTAGTTCAGCTCTTCAGTACTGTCAGCGTTCAGTACTCATCTGCATGGTCAAAAGAAATGGTTGCTCTGTTAAGAAAG ctgctgacGGTGAACCCTGAGCATCGCTTCTCCTGCCTGGCCGACGTTCAGGCCTCGGCGTACTTGTCCGGCGTGGTCTGGAGCAACGTCTGTGAGAAGCGGGTGGAGCCGGGCTTCGTCCCCAAC AAGGGCCGCCTGCACTGCGACCCCACCTTCGAGCTGGAGGAGATGATTCTGGAGTCGAGGCCCTTGcacaagaagaagaagaggcTTGCAAAGAACAAGTCGAGGGACAACAGCAAAGACAGCTCGCAGTCT GAAAATGACTATCTCCAAGAATGCCTTGAAGCTATCCAGCAAGACTTTGTCATCTTTAACAGAGAGAA GCTAAAGAAGAGCCAAGAGCAGACGAGTGAGTCTGTGTCCCCCCCCGAGACCACCGACGAAGCTGAGACGGAGGCCGAGTCTGAGACCTCCAACTTGAACATGTGCAGCTCCGTCTGctcctctgcaggcagcagctag
- the STK32C gene encoding serine/threonine-protein kinase 32C isoform X1 gives MFHWGKWKKRMGASASSSKRPVFDEREDVNFDHFQILRAIGKGSFGKVCIVQKRDTEKMYAMKYMNKQQCIERDEVRNVFRELEILQEIEHVFLVNLWYSFQDEEDMFMVVDLLLGGDLRYHLQQNVQFTEETVKLYICEMALALDYLRSQHIIHRDVKPDNILLDEQGHAHLTDFNIATIIRDGERATALAGTKPYMAPEIFHSFLNGGTGYSFEVDWWSLGIMAYELLRGWRPYDIHSNNPVESLVQLFSTVSVQYSSAWSKEMVALLRKLLTVNPEHRFSCLADVQASAYLSGVVWSNVCEKRVEPGFVPNKGRLHCDPTFELEEMILESRPLHKKKKRLAKNKSRDNSKDSSQSENDYLQECLEAIQQDFVIFNREKLKKSQEQTSESVSPPETTDEAETEAESETSNLNMCSSVCSSAGSS, from the exons TGAACTTTGACCACTTCCAGATTCTCCGGGCGATTGGCAAGGGAAGCTTTGGCAAG GTGTGCATTGTGCAGAAGAGAGACACGGAGAAGATGTATGCCATGAAGTACATGAACAAACAGCAGTGCATCGAAAGAGATGAGGTTCGCAATGTGTTCAGAGAGCTGGAAATCCTGCAGGAGATCGAACACGTGTTCCTGGTGAATCTCTG GTACTCCTTCCAGGACGAGGAGGACATGTTCATGGTGGTGGACTTGCTTCTCGGTGGCGACCTGCGCTATCATCTGCAGCAAAATGTTCAGTTTACAGAAGAAACGGTCAAACTCTACATCTGTGAGATGGCGCTGGCTCTTGACTACCTGCGAAGTCAGCATATCATCCACAG AGATGTAAAACCAGACAACATCCTCCTCGATGAGCAAG GTCATGCACATTTAACAGATTTTAATATTGCAACAATAATTAGGGACGGTGAAAGAGCAACTGCATTAGCTGGAACAAAGCCATACATGG CCCCGGAGATTTTCCATTCCTTCCTGAACGGCGGGACGGGCTACTCCTTCGAGGTTGATTGGTGGTCGCTGGGAATCATGGCTTACGAACTGCTGCGGGGCTGG agacCGTATGACATCCACTCCAACAACCCTGTGGAGTCTTTAGTTCAGCTCTTCAGTACTGTCAGCGTTCAGTACTCATCTGCATGGTCAAAAGAAATGGTTGCTCTGTTAAGAAAG ctgctgacGGTGAACCCTGAGCATCGCTTCTCCTGCCTGGCCGACGTTCAGGCCTCGGCGTACTTGTCCGGCGTGGTCTGGAGCAACGTCTGTGAGAAGCGGGTGGAGCCGGGCTTCGTCCCCAAC AAGGGCCGCCTGCACTGCGACCCCACCTTCGAGCTGGAGGAGATGATTCTGGAGTCGAGGCCCTTGcacaagaagaagaagaggcTTGCAAAGAACAAGTCGAGGGACAACAGCAAAGACAGCTCGCAGTCT GAAAATGACTATCTCCAAGAATGCCTTGAAGCTATCCAGCAAGACTTTGTCATCTTTAACAGAGAGAA GCTAAAGAAGAGCCAAGAGCAGACGAGTGAGTCTGTGTCCCCCCCCGAGACCACCGACGAAGCTGAGACGGAGGCCGAGTCTGAGACCTCCAACTTGAACATGTGCAGCTCCGTCTGctcctctgcaggcagcagctag